A window from Candidatus Nitrospira neomarina encodes these proteins:
- the metG gene encoding methionine--tRNA ligase subunit beta translates to METPQPISTTQPQSPPNEAIQIGIADFQKVQLRVAKVLTAERVPKSEKLLKLQVDIGTEQRQIVAGIGKKYAPEELVGRTIVVVANLKPAKLMGIESQGMVLAAGDQEVLELLNMSQEIPAGTRIK, encoded by the coding sequence ATGGAAACACCTCAGCCCATTTCAACCACCCAACCGCAGTCCCCACCCAACGAGGCGATACAGATCGGCATTGCCGATTTCCAAAAAGTCCAATTGAGGGTTGCTAAAGTCTTAACGGCAGAACGTGTTCCAAAGTCTGAAAAACTGCTCAAGCTCCAGGTAGATATCGGAACCGAACAGCGTCAGATCGTGGCTGGAATTGGGAAAAAGTATGCCCCCGAAGAATTGGTGGGCCGAACCATTGTCGTCGTGGCAAATCTCAAGCCGGCCAAACTGATGGGGATTGAATCCCAAGGCATGGTATTAGCTGCAGGAGATCAAGAGGTTCTTGAACTTCTTAACATGTCCCAGGAGATCCCTGCGGGGACACGGATCAAATGA
- the metG gene encoding methionine--tRNA ligase, with translation MSNTFYVTTPIYYVNDVPHIGHAYTTIAADVLARFYRLTGHEVFFLTGLDEHGQKVQQAAAKAGIDPQAHCDLLTPKFKNLWSQLHISNNGFIRTTDLQHQATVQRYLQALYDKDLIYQAEYTGWYCTFDERFWTEKDVENGLCPDCRRPVEQVSERNYFYRMSRFQNRLKEHIQANPDFIQPDTRRNEVLGFLQKPLEDLSISRPKSRLSWGIELPFDRDCVAYVWFDALVNYLSALEYVAPTPSTSKFWPASLHLVGKDILTTHAVYWSTMLMGLDLPLPQSIFAHGWWTVNGEKMSKSRGNVVDPHAVVNEFGVDAFRYFLLREVPFGQDGDFSITAFGSRYNAELANDLGNLLSRTLTMLANFSNNTVPQPDANHETDQDRQLQQAASSLFPSIDTHLRHLEFNRALETTWGLVQSANQYIDKTAPWMLAKDPGHTPRLHTVLFHLTEVLRFLTVAVYPFMPQIAETMKTRLGLSMGFFHTRVARIPSLGGIPLYRANQ, from the coding sequence ATGTCCAACACGTTTTATGTCACCACCCCTATTTATTATGTCAACGATGTGCCTCACATTGGCCACGCCTACACCACCATCGCGGCCGATGTTCTAGCCCGGTTTTATCGTCTTACAGGACATGAGGTTTTTTTCCTCACCGGATTAGACGAACATGGGCAAAAAGTCCAGCAGGCTGCAGCCAAGGCCGGAATCGATCCGCAGGCACATTGTGACCTCCTCACCCCGAAGTTCAAGAATCTCTGGTCGCAATTGCATATCTCCAACAATGGATTTATTCGCACCACCGATCTTCAACATCAGGCCACCGTACAACGCTACCTTCAAGCCCTCTATGACAAAGACCTGATTTATCAGGCCGAATACACCGGCTGGTATTGCACCTTTGACGAGCGATTTTGGACAGAAAAGGATGTGGAGAACGGTCTGTGCCCGGATTGTCGGCGACCAGTAGAACAGGTCAGTGAACGAAATTATTTTTATCGCATGAGTCGCTTTCAGAACCGGTTGAAGGAGCATATCCAGGCAAATCCCGACTTCATTCAGCCGGACACCCGTCGCAATGAAGTCCTAGGGTTTCTGCAAAAGCCCCTGGAAGATCTGTCAATTTCCCGACCCAAATCACGGTTATCGTGGGGCATCGAATTGCCATTTGATCGGGATTGCGTGGCTTATGTATGGTTCGACGCCTTAGTGAATTACCTGTCAGCCCTGGAGTACGTCGCTCCAACTCCCAGCACCTCAAAATTCTGGCCCGCGTCGCTCCATCTCGTCGGGAAAGATATTTTGACCACCCATGCCGTCTACTGGTCGACCATGTTAATGGGCTTGGACCTGCCGCTTCCCCAATCCATCTTTGCGCATGGCTGGTGGACGGTGAATGGGGAAAAAATGTCAAAAAGTCGAGGGAATGTTGTCGATCCCCATGCCGTGGTCAACGAGTTCGGCGTTGATGCCTTTCGCTATTTTCTGTTGAGGGAAGTCCCATTCGGCCAGGATGGAGATTTCTCCATTACGGCGTTCGGTAGCCGGTATAACGCTGAATTGGCCAACGATCTTGGCAATCTGCTGTCCCGAACTCTTACGATGCTGGCAAATTTTTCCAACAATACCGTCCCTCAACCCGACGCCAACCACGAAACCGATCAGGATCGTCAACTCCAGCAGGCGGCTTCATCCCTTTTCCCCTCCATTGACACGCATCTTCGCCACTTAGAATTTAATCGCGCCCTGGAAACCACGTGGGGTTTGGTTCAGTCAGCTAATCAATATATTGATAAGACCGCTCCGTGGATGTTGGCCAAAGATCCTGGTCATACCCCTCGCCTTCACACGGTCCTGTTTCATCTCACGGAGGTTTTGCGATTTCTCACGGTGGCCGTATACCCGTTTATGCCACAGATCGCCGAAACGATGAAGACCCGACTGGGATTATCAATGGGATTTTTCCACACCCGTGTTGCAAGAATTCCCTCGTTGGGGGGCATACCTCTATACAGGGCAAACCAGTAA
- the holB gene encoding DNA polymerase III subunit delta': MAFRDLIGHQRPIKWLQTAVSTNHLGHAYLFHGEPTIGKRLTAIALAQYLHCEVPEIAPTPDACGQCRSCHQIAQATHPDFLLVQPEDTQKQNPKITIDQIRDIEHLVIYRPLLGSHKICLIDQADSMTTEAANALLKTLEDPPDHCLFLLITSRPEHLLATIRSRCITLRFAPLPSASIYEFLKERTDREDQDNRLVAAFAEGRLGSALACDPTELKVKIRQYWALLFGEHTASASRVMDMSEGLVKSNQVQEAIHWFWAGLRDLLLLTLDQSLSPTLYQDQETALRELSLQITPSSLLNLIHELNQLERGQQRNLNMQIGLEQFFFHLHNQLEFSHSPGLA; this comes from the coding sequence ATGGCGTTTCGAGATCTCATCGGGCATCAACGCCCAATTAAATGGCTCCAAACAGCGGTCTCCACCAATCATCTGGGTCATGCCTATCTCTTTCACGGAGAACCGACCATTGGGAAACGACTCACCGCTATCGCACTTGCCCAATATCTCCATTGCGAGGTCCCAGAAATCGCACCAACACCCGATGCCTGCGGCCAGTGCCGGTCATGTCATCAAATCGCCCAGGCCACTCATCCCGACTTTTTGTTGGTTCAACCTGAAGATACGCAAAAGCAGAATCCCAAAATTACCATTGATCAAATTCGGGACATCGAACATCTGGTCATTTATCGTCCTCTCCTGGGATCACATAAGATTTGCCTCATTGATCAGGCCGACTCAATGACGACAGAAGCAGCCAACGCCTTGCTCAAGACATTGGAGGATCCGCCAGATCATTGCCTCTTTCTCCTGATCACCAGCCGTCCGGAGCACCTTTTGGCAACGATTCGGTCTCGATGTATTACGTTGAGATTTGCCCCGCTGCCCTCTGCCAGCATTTATGAATTCCTGAAGGAACGGACGGACAGGGAAGACCAGGATAACCGGTTAGTCGCAGCATTTGCCGAAGGCCGGTTGGGTTCAGCTTTGGCTTGTGACCCCACAGAATTAAAGGTAAAAATCCGTCAATACTGGGCATTGTTATTTGGGGAACATACGGCGTCGGCTTCACGGGTGATGGATATGAGTGAAGGCCTGGTCAAATCGAACCAAGTACAGGAAGCGATTCATTGGTTTTGGGCAGGGCTCAGGGACTTGCTATTGCTGACCCTGGATCAGTCCTTGTCTCCCACCTTGTACCAGGATCAAGAAACGGCGCTTCGCGAGTTGTCTCTACAGATCACCCCTTCTTCACTTCTGAACTTAATCCATGAACTCAACCAACTCGAACGAGGGCAACAACGAAATCTTAATATGCAAATCGGATTGGAACAATTTTTCTTCCATCTCCACAACCAATTGGAATTCTCGCATTCACCAGGGCTCGCTTAA
- the tmk gene encoding dTMP kinase, whose translation MKPRNHAKGNQSLSSGLFITFEGTEGSGKTTQCHRLARGLRAQGYQVLETREPGGTPLSEAIRRLLLSHSKTKSNKEIITPECETALIFAARSQHVAHVIRPALLKGMIVLCDRFFDSTLAYQGYGRHRDITFLKHSHQFATEGLTPHLTFLLDLPTQEGLARRQQARHQNRLDQESLDFHQRVRRGFIALAKQHPQRIQTLDARQSPEILNALITSEMTRLIQSLPSTCLAHITPQPRRIIKRVRTKGTPQHGVSRSHRASTPN comes from the coding sequence ATGAAACCGAGAAACCATGCAAAAGGGAACCAGAGCCTGTCTTCAGGGTTATTTATCACTTTCGAAGGCACAGAAGGCTCTGGAAAGACCACACAATGCCACCGATTGGCACGAGGACTTCGAGCCCAGGGCTATCAGGTATTAGAAACCCGTGAGCCTGGAGGAACTCCATTGTCTGAGGCCATTCGTCGCCTTCTGCTTTCCCACTCTAAAACCAAATCCAACAAAGAAATCATAACTCCAGAATGCGAAACAGCTCTAATTTTTGCTGCCCGGTCCCAACATGTGGCTCATGTGATTCGGCCAGCCCTGTTAAAAGGCATGATTGTTCTGTGTGACCGGTTTTTTGATTCAACTCTGGCCTACCAGGGATACGGACGACACCGTGATATCACCTTTCTCAAGCATTCCCATCAATTCGCCACGGAAGGACTGACTCCACACCTTACGTTTTTACTCGATCTCCCGACCCAAGAAGGGTTGGCGAGGCGACAGCAGGCCCGACACCAAAATCGGCTTGACCAGGAATCCTTGGATTTCCATCAACGAGTGCGTCGAGGCTTTATCGCCCTCGCTAAACAGCACCCCCAACGCATTCAAACATTGGATGCCAGGCAATCCCCCGAGATCCTGAACGCTCTCATTACATCCGAGATGACACGCCTCATTCAGTCGTTGCCATCGACATGCCTGGCTCACATCACTCCTCAACCCAGACGCATCATCAAGCGAGTCCGGACGAAAGGGACCCCTCAGCATGGCGTTTCGAGATCTCATCGGGCATCAACGCCCAATTAA
- a CDS encoding DUF502 domain-containing protein — protein sequence MNTLRASLRRYFLTGLLVITPIWGTILILKTLFVTVDSILGTALADLVLPDYYFPGLGILALLLLIFSAGVFATNFLGKRLVVRWEEILDRVPIVRGIYATLKSMMDILSFKQREKYNKVVMIQFPKEGNYCLSFVTGETRKEIQNLAPEPLVHVFVPTSPNPTSGYFLLVPESEVIPVDMGVEEAMKLIVSGGFYSPPDKSSSIEIAKKRDRMTLKDSPKVQTP from the coding sequence ATGAATACCCTTCGCGCCTCTCTCAGACGTTATTTTTTGACAGGCCTGTTGGTAATTACCCCAATTTGGGGAACGATTCTGATTTTAAAAACTTTGTTTGTGACTGTGGATAGTATCCTTGGCACGGCATTAGCGGACCTGGTGTTGCCGGATTATTACTTCCCCGGTCTAGGTATTTTGGCGTTATTGCTATTGATTTTTTCAGCCGGGGTCTTTGCCACAAATTTTTTGGGAAAACGATTGGTCGTCCGGTGGGAAGAAATTTTAGATCGTGTTCCGATTGTACGTGGTATTTATGCCACGTTAAAGTCGATGATGGACATCTTATCATTCAAACAACGGGAAAAATATAACAAAGTGGTGATGATTCAATTTCCCAAAGAGGGAAACTATTGTTTGTCTTTTGTTACGGGGGAAACCCGAAAGGAAATCCAGAATCTGGCTCCGGAGCCTCTGGTCCATGTGTTTGTCCCCACATCTCCGAATCCAACCTCGGGCTATTTTCTCCTGGTTCCCGAGAGTGAAGTTATTCCTGTAGATATGGGGGTCGAGGAAGCCATGAAGCTGATTGTTTCAGGCGGGTTCTATTCTCCTCCTGATAAGTCATCTAGCATTGAAATTGCAAAAAAACGGGATAGAATGACCCTCAAGGACTCACCGAAAGTCCAAACCCCATGA
- the glmU gene encoding bifunctional UDP-N-acetylglucosamine diphosphorylase/glucosamine-1-phosphate N-acetyltransferase GlmU, whose amino-acid sequence MSGKKNTAAMILAAGQGTRMKSALPKVLHRVAGRPMLWYAANLARQVSTQTVAIVVGHGSEQVQAYLEREKANFEPFEVVIQEKQLGTGHAVQQAYPVCTRNDAKQADQFLILNGDSPLLTQATLTSLVDYHQSEKAGLTILTTVIPESRGYGRVVRGPSGEIRRVVEDQDCSAEERSISEINVGTYVVDGPFLGKALSQLRPQNAQGEYYITDIIEVAVQQGLKVVAWITNDHLETTGINTREHLAMAEKEMRRRICQRLMLSGVTMLDPERVIIDDGVEVGRDTTLYPGVMLEGRTVIGANCVIQGNSRLNNCLVGNNVLIQDSCVLLEARIEEGAVIGPFAHLRPGSHIHRKGKVGNFVELKQTEVGEGSKVNHLSYLGDTMVGRNVNIGAGTITCNYDGFRKAQTKIEDNVFIGSDVQLIAPVTIGEGALIAAGTTVTKNIPPNALGISRVAQVNKEGTAAKRREILASSSAAHGQAKEQSDPAESPLRPNPQEQKDPV is encoded by the coding sequence ATGAGTGGTAAAAAAAACACGGCCGCCATGATTCTGGCGGCGGGACAAGGAACCCGCATGAAATCGGCTTTGCCTAAAGTCTTGCATCGTGTGGCCGGTCGTCCCATGCTGTGGTATGCCGCGAACTTAGCCAGGCAAGTGTCTACCCAGACCGTTGCCATTGTGGTTGGCCATGGATCGGAACAGGTCCAGGCCTATCTCGAACGAGAAAAGGCTAATTTTGAGCCGTTTGAAGTGGTAATTCAGGAGAAACAATTAGGGACGGGACATGCCGTTCAACAGGCCTACCCAGTCTGTACCAGGAACGACGCCAAGCAGGCCGACCAATTCTTAATTCTCAATGGCGATTCCCCCTTATTAACGCAGGCCACTCTCACTTCCCTTGTTGATTATCATCAATCTGAAAAAGCCGGCCTGACAATCTTAACGACGGTCATTCCGGAATCACGAGGATACGGACGGGTGGTTCGCGGGCCATCAGGCGAAATCCGTCGTGTTGTCGAGGATCAAGATTGCTCAGCGGAAGAACGAAGTATTTCGGAAATCAATGTTGGGACGTATGTCGTGGATGGCCCCTTCCTTGGAAAGGCGTTGAGCCAATTGCGTCCGCAAAATGCCCAAGGGGAATATTACATCACCGATATTATTGAAGTGGCTGTCCAGCAAGGACTGAAAGTTGTGGCATGGATAACCAATGACCATTTGGAGACGACTGGGATTAATACCAGAGAACATCTGGCTATGGCCGAAAAAGAAATGCGACGACGAATTTGCCAGCGTCTCATGTTGTCAGGTGTCACCATGCTGGATCCGGAACGAGTGATTATTGACGATGGAGTTGAGGTCGGAAGGGATACCACCCTGTATCCAGGAGTCATGCTTGAAGGCCGGACCGTCATTGGAGCCAATTGCGTTATTCAAGGCAATTCGAGGCTGAACAATTGCCTTGTCGGCAATAATGTTCTCATTCAGGATTCGTGCGTCTTGCTGGAAGCCAGGATAGAAGAGGGGGCGGTCATCGGGCCTTTTGCGCATTTGCGTCCAGGGAGCCATATTCACCGAAAAGGCAAGGTCGGTAATTTTGTGGAATTAAAACAGACGGAAGTGGGAGAAGGGTCGAAGGTCAATCATTTGAGTTATCTCGGAGATACCATGGTTGGCCGGAATGTGAATATCGGCGCCGGGACCATTACCTGCAACTACGATGGATTTCGAAAGGCACAGACAAAGATCGAGGACAATGTCTTTATTGGGAGCGATGTGCAATTAATTGCCCCGGTGACGATAGGGGAAGGGGCGTTGATTGCGGCAGGGACCACTGTCACAAAAAATATACCGCCCAATGCCTTGGGCATTTCTCGAGTCGCGCAAGTCAATAAGGAAGGTACGGCGGCGAAACGGCGAGAAATTCTGGCTTCTTCCTCAGCCGCCCATGGTCAGGCCAAAGAGCAAAGTGACCCGGCAGAGTCGCCACTCCGACCGAACCCTCAGGAGCAAAAAGACCCTGTCTAG
- the glmS gene encoding glutamine--fructose-6-phosphate transaminase (isomerizing) yields the protein MCGIIGYVGDESATPILVAGLQRLEYRGYDSAGIAIQHNGELKIRRTVGKLTNLQAVLQSGAVAGTIGIGHTRWATHGRPSEQNAHPHRSGEIVLVHNGIIENFLDLRHRLECEGYRFESETDTEVIAHLLSSLTIKGHGLQEAVRLIANELHGSYAIAVMSLAEPGRIVVSRSGCPLVIGQNGKGAFLASDVTPLLAHIREVVFLEDGDVGILEDSGITIFNSDGQPKSFNPVTIDWDAEAAEKGGYPDFMMKEIHEQPQVIMDTLRGRFQYETGEADLPDLAMTDEELLNARRIWIVACGTSWHSGLVGKYLFEEMIRRPVQVDIGSEFRYREPMIQKDDLFIAISQSGETADTLAAAREAKHRGARVLAIVNVVGSTLAREADGVIYTRCGPEISVASTKAFTGQVIALYLLALHVGRVRRTLSPEEGRWWLDHFLKLPGQVEHILKQEASIQAIAQRHYEKRNFLYLGRGINYPIALEGALKLKEISYIHAEGYAAGEMKHGPIALIDEDMPVVVLSPKDRLYEKSVSNLMEVRARSAPVIAFVTEGDHALDQVADHVFAIPAVHALLTPILFTVGLQLLAYHIAVLRGVDIDRPRNLAKSVTVE from the coding sequence ATGTGTGGAATCATCGGATATGTTGGAGATGAATCAGCGACTCCTATTTTAGTGGCGGGGCTACAACGGTTGGAATATCGAGGGTACGACTCCGCCGGAATTGCGATTCAACATAATGGCGAGTTGAAAATTCGAAGGACGGTGGGCAAGCTCACCAATCTTCAGGCCGTATTGCAAAGCGGGGCCGTTGCCGGAACAATAGGAATCGGTCATACGCGTTGGGCCACGCATGGTCGGCCATCTGAACAAAATGCCCATCCTCACCGTTCGGGAGAGATTGTTCTTGTCCATAACGGAATCATTGAAAATTTTCTTGATCTCCGCCATCGATTGGAATGCGAAGGCTATCGGTTTGAGTCTGAGACCGACACCGAGGTGATTGCACACCTCTTATCTTCGCTCACGATAAAAGGGCATGGGCTTCAAGAGGCCGTCAGATTAATTGCCAATGAGCTCCATGGGAGTTATGCCATTGCCGTGATGTCGCTGGCTGAGCCGGGACGCATCGTCGTCAGTCGTTCAGGATGTCCCCTGGTGATTGGTCAGAATGGAAAAGGGGCCTTTTTGGCCTCTGATGTCACGCCTCTCCTAGCCCATATCCGGGAGGTGGTGTTTCTCGAAGACGGAGATGTGGGCATTTTAGAAGATTCCGGTATCACTATTTTTAATTCCGATGGCCAACCGAAAAGCTTCAACCCTGTTACCATTGATTGGGATGCTGAGGCGGCTGAAAAGGGAGGCTATCCGGATTTCATGATGAAGGAAATCCACGAACAGCCACAAGTGATCATGGATACGCTTCGGGGCCGGTTTCAATATGAAACGGGCGAAGCGGATCTTCCGGATTTGGCCATGACTGACGAGGAGTTGCTCAACGCCAGGCGAATCTGGATCGTGGCATGTGGGACGTCTTGGCACTCAGGGCTCGTCGGGAAATATTTATTTGAAGAAATGATTCGACGCCCCGTTCAGGTGGATATTGGTTCAGAGTTCAGGTACCGGGAGCCAATGATACAAAAAGACGATTTGTTTATTGCCATTTCACAATCAGGCGAGACGGCGGATACATTGGCCGCAGCACGGGAAGCCAAGCACCGGGGTGCCCGTGTCCTGGCGATTGTGAATGTGGTGGGAAGTACGCTGGCTCGCGAAGCCGATGGAGTGATTTACACGAGATGTGGTCCTGAAATTAGTGTGGCTTCCACGAAAGCCTTTACCGGGCAGGTGATTGCCTTATATCTCTTGGCCTTGCATGTGGGACGTGTGCGTCGCACGTTAAGTCCGGAAGAAGGACGGTGGTGGTTGGACCATTTTCTCAAGCTTCCCGGCCAAGTCGAGCATATTCTCAAGCAGGAAGCGTCGATCCAAGCGATTGCCCAGCGGCATTATGAAAAACGAAATTTTTTGTATTTGGGTCGGGGGATTAATTATCCCATTGCCCTGGAAGGTGCCTTAAAACTCAAAGAAATCTCCTATATCCATGCCGAGGGATATGCGGCGGGGGAGATGAAGCATGGTCCCATTGCATTGATTGATGAGGACATGCCTGTGGTTGTGCTGTCGCCGAAAGATCGGCTCTACGAAAAGTCTGTCAGTAATCTGATGGAAGTGCGCGCCAGGAGTGCCCCCGTGATTGCCTTTGTGACCGAAGGGGATCATGCCTTGGATCAGGTTGCCGATCATGTGTTCGCGATTCCTGCTGTCCATGCGCTCTTGACCCCGATTCTGTTTACCGTCGGCCTTCAACTGCTGGCCTATCATATTGCGGTGTTGCGTGGGGTAGATATTGACCGTCCGAGAAATCTTGCCAAGAGTGTGACGGTTGAGTAA
- the rfbB gene encoding dTDP-glucose 4,6-dehydratase: protein METMIVTGGAGFIGANFVRMALQKTEARIVVVDKLTYAGHRENLDGLWDHPHLVFIQADIADAGEMTRMMDSFSPRWLLNFAAESHVDRSIDDPYPFIHTNVTGTLVLLEVVKRFLKQGHADHRQRFRFLHVSTDEVYGTLGPTGLFSEETPYAPNSPYAASKASADHLVRAFHHTYGLPILMTNCSNNYGPYQFPEKLIPLMVLNALEGKPLPIYGNGQNIRDWLFVEDHCEGLLLVLQEGTPGEKYNLGGRSERSNLDVVDALCRILEEVAPGGSNPFLSQRGITRYADLKIFVADRPGHDFRYGIDTTKVHSQLGWSPRHSFESGLQQTIEWYAANRQWCQAVTANSYQRERLGLASVPSI, encoded by the coding sequence ATGGAGACCATGATTGTGACCGGAGGCGCTGGTTTTATTGGCGCCAATTTTGTCCGGATGGCCCTTCAAAAGACCGAGGCACGAATTGTCGTCGTGGACAAATTGACGTATGCGGGTCATCGAGAAAACCTTGATGGATTGTGGGACCATCCTCATCTAGTATTTATCCAGGCAGATATTGCCGATGCGGGTGAGATGACCAGGATGATGGATTCATTTTCTCCCAGGTGGTTACTGAATTTTGCCGCTGAATCGCATGTGGACCGGTCCATCGACGACCCTTATCCCTTTATTCACACGAATGTCACGGGTACCCTGGTCTTATTAGAGGTGGTCAAGCGATTTCTGAAACAAGGACATGCTGATCATCGCCAACGTTTTCGGTTCCTGCATGTTTCAACTGATGAAGTGTATGGGACGTTGGGGCCGACAGGATTGTTCTCCGAAGAGACCCCTTATGCCCCCAATTCCCCGTATGCGGCGTCGAAAGCCAGCGCTGATCATTTGGTGCGGGCTTTTCATCACACGTACGGTCTTCCAATCCTGATGACTAATTGTTCCAATAACTATGGGCCCTATCAATTTCCCGAAAAGCTTATTCCTCTCATGGTCTTGAATGCCTTAGAAGGGAAGCCTCTTCCAATTTATGGGAACGGGCAGAATATACGGGACTGGTTGTTTGTAGAGGATCATTGTGAGGGCCTACTCCTGGTCCTTCAGGAAGGAACGCCTGGAGAAAAATATAACCTGGGCGGGCGATCAGAACGATCGAACCTTGATGTGGTGGACGCCCTATGCCGGATCTTGGAAGAGGTCGCCCCGGGTGGATCCAATCCTTTTCTGTCTCAACGGGGCATCACACGATATGCAGACCTGAAAATATTTGTGGCTGACCGGCCCGGGCATGATTTTCGTTATGGCATTGATACCACCAAAGTTCACTCGCAATTGGGGTGGAGCCCACGCCACTCTTTCGAATCTGGCTTGCAGCAGACGATTGAATGGTACGCGGCCAATCGTCAATGGTGTCAGGCCGTGACCGCGAACTCCTATCAACGGGAACGGCTCGGGCTAGCCTCTGTCCCATCGATTTAG
- the rfbA gene encoding glucose-1-phosphate thymidylyltransferase RfbA, protein MKGIILAGGSGTRLYPLTHAVSKQLMPVFDKPMIYYPLSTLMLAGIRDILVITTPHEQEGFVRLLGDGSHLGLTIGYQVQPRPEGIAQAFVIGREFIGKDRVALILGDNIFYGHGLSRYLQEAASQSTGAQVFAYQVRDPERYGVVTFNDHGQATSLEEKPARPKSPYAVTGLYFYDNRVVSIADSLKPSARNELEITDVNKNYLEAGSLHVRVLGRGIAWLDTGTHESLMQAAHYIQVLQERQGLMVSCPEEIAYKMGYIQPDDVSRLATKMKDNGYGQYLLHLINQGQE, encoded by the coding sequence ATGAAGGGAATCATCCTAGCGGGTGGATCGGGAACCCGGCTCTATCCCCTAACCCACGCCGTCAGCAAACAACTCATGCCGGTTTTTGATAAACCGATGATCTATTATCCCTTGTCGACTCTCATGCTGGCTGGAATCCGGGATATTTTGGTAATCACCACCCCGCATGAGCAGGAAGGGTTTGTCCGGTTGTTAGGTGATGGCAGTCATCTTGGGTTAACGATCGGCTACCAAGTGCAACCCCGGCCGGAAGGAATTGCGCAAGCCTTTGTGATTGGGCGTGAGTTTATTGGAAAGGATCGGGTGGCGCTCATTCTTGGGGATAATATTTTCTATGGGCATGGACTGTCTCGCTATCTTCAGGAAGCGGCCTCTCAGTCCACAGGGGCTCAAGTCTTTGCCTACCAGGTACGGGATCCCGAACGATACGGTGTGGTGACCTTTAATGATCACGGGCAAGCCACCAGCCTGGAGGAAAAGCCCGCCCGTCCCAAGTCGCCCTATGCCGTAACCGGATTATATTTTTATGACAACCGGGTTGTGAGTATCGCCGACTCTCTCAAGCCTTCGGCGAGAAATGAACTAGAAATCACTGATGTGAATAAAAACTATTTAGAAGCCGGATCGCTACATGTGCGGGTGCTCGGGCGTGGCATTGCCTGGTTGGATACGGGGACTCATGAATCTCTCATGCAAGCGGCCCATTATATTCAAGTTTTACAAGAACGACAGGGCCTGATGGTTTCCTGTCCGGAAGAAATCGCCTACAAAATGGGGTACATTCAGCCAGATGACGTATCCCGTTTAGCTACGAAAATGAAAGACAACGGGTACGGACAATACTTGTTGCATTTGATCAATCAGGGGCAGGAGTAA
- the rfbC gene encoding dTDP-4-dehydrorhamnose 3,5-epimerase, with protein sequence MKFLPTRLPEVLIVEPDVYRDQRGWFLETYHIQKYQEAGILPPFVQDNCSSSVLGTLRGLHFQMARPQGKLIRVIRGEIFDVAVDIRKGSPTFASWVGVTLSAEEFRQIYVPMGFAHGFCVLSDVAEVEYKCTDVYAPGGEVTIRWNDPRIGIQWPIAQPLLSTKDAAGQVLDELCDQLPEYQP encoded by the coding sequence ATGAAATTTCTCCCAACCCGACTCCCGGAGGTTCTGATCGTCGAACCTGATGTGTACCGGGACCAACGCGGATGGTTTTTAGAAACGTATCATATACAAAAGTATCAGGAGGCAGGGATTCTGCCTCCATTTGTCCAGGATAATTGCTCATCGTCGGTTCTCGGGACCCTTCGTGGGCTCCATTTTCAAATGGCTCGCCCACAAGGGAAGCTCATTCGGGTGATACGTGGGGAAATTTTTGATGTCGCAGTCGACATTCGCAAAGGGTCTCCGACCTTTGCCTCATGGGTGGGGGTGACCTTATCGGCAGAGGAGTTCAGACAGATTTATGTTCCTATGGGGTTTGCCCATGGATTTTGTGTCCTCAGCGATGTGGCGGAAGTGGAGTACAAATGTACCGATGTCTATGCACCGGGTGGTGAAGTGACCATTCGATGGAATGATCCCCGTATTGGCATTCAATGGCCGATCGCACAGCCACTTCTCTCTACAAAGGATGCTGCCGGACAGGTCCTTGACGAACTGTGCGATCAGCTTCCGGAATATCAACCATGA